The following proteins come from a genomic window of Nothobranchius furzeri strain GRZ-AD chromosome 1, NfurGRZ-RIMD1, whole genome shotgun sequence:
- the LOC129160106 gene encoding protocadherin alpha-C2 yields the protein MEEGSIVANLAADLGLDVKSLRDRKMRVDVVGNKKYLDINKDTGELFIAERIDREVLCPLKTASSCFLRLDARIENPVRMFNIEVEITDINDNAPHFRRGTMDLDISESSPVGERFSLNNAADPDVGTNSVKNYHLSASDHFTIEIQTGRDGTKFADLVLQKALDREQQAVHNLILTAVDGGVPTRTGTASIIVRVLDVNDNAPSFDKDKYVVDVMENSPIGSLVMKLNATDLDEGSNSDVVYSYSLYTSERTQEMFQLNPENGEIRVKEMINYEDLKLYELEVIASDKGHNSLSEQCRVTIQVTDMNDNHPEISIKSFQSPVKEDVATDTVIAVVSVSDKDSGDNGLVDLHIPDNMPFKLRESSDNYYELVVSEPLDREKVPEYDITFTVTDRGSPPLSDNETMTLELLDVNDNVPQFPQSFYTIRVMENNAPGALLSSLTAFDPDLHENQYLVYFILEKEIANTSMSMLFSINPENGNLYALKTFDYEIEKDFVFHIEARDSGSPPLSSNVTVHIIIVDQNDNAPSIVSPWCERGSVVEEKIPRSTDKGSLVAKVIALDKDSVHNSRITYQFLQLADASLFSLDQYNGEIRTMRMFSYKDPRHHRLVVVAKDNGEPALSATVTIKLLTVETAVKAYSDMTEMSLEYDIFSDINLYLVIGLGSVSFLLLITILVTIVLKCQKVKPSKSAPPSRNSVISERNSTIADSTLVSNDAYWYSLFLAETRKGKLVVRQPVPKGSRYIVSSIPRGTGLSETSDSAASTLQV from the coding sequence ATGGAGGAAGGCTCAATCGTAGCAAATTTAGCCGCTGATTTGGGATTAGATGTTAAGAGCCTGCGCGACAGAAAAATGCGCGTTGACGTGGTGGGGAACAAAAAATACCTCGATATAAACAAAGACACGGGTGAGCTTTTTATCGCTGAAAGGATTGACAGAGAGGTTTTGTGTCCCTTGAAGACAGCCTCCTCCTGCTTCCTTAGACTTGATGCGCGAATTGAAAACCCGGTTCGGATGTTTAACATAGAAGTAGAGATAACAGATATAAATGACAACGCTCCACATTTCAGACGAGGAACGATGGATTTGGACATTTCAGAGTCAAGCCCCGTGGGGGAGAGGTTCTCACTGAATAACGCAGCGGATCCAGATGTGGGAACAAACTCGGTGAAGAATTATCACCTGAGCGCAAGTGATCATTTCACTATAGAGATACAAACTGGACGAGATGGGACAAAGTTCGCTGATTTGGTTCTGCAAAAAGCTCTGGACAGAGAGCAGCAGGCTGTTCATAATCTAATTCTCACTGCTGTGGATGGCGGAGTGCCCACGCGCACAGGTACAGCCAGCATCATTGTGCGCGTGCTCGATGTGAACGACAACGCCCCTTCATTCGACAAAGACAAATATGTTGTAGATGTGATGGAGAACTCTCCTATTGGTAGCTTGGTGATGAAACTGAATGCTACAGATTTAGATGAAGGGTCCAACTCTGATGTTGTTTATTCTTACAGTTTGTACACATCAGAGAGaacccaggagatgtttcagctgaatCCAGAAAATGGTGAAATCAGAGTGAAAGAAATGATCAATTATGAAGATTTGAAACTGTATGAGCTGGAGGTGATAGCCAGTGACAAGGGACACAATTCATTATCTGAGCAGTGCAGAGTGACAATCCAGGTCACTGATATGAATGATAATCATCCAGAAATATCTATTAAATCCTTCCAGAGTCCAGTGAAGGAAGACGTGGCCACAGACACGGTGATAGCTGTAGTTAGTGTGAGTGATAAAGACTCAGGGGACAATGGACTGGTTGATCTTCATATTCCAGACAACATGCCCTTCAAACTGAGGGAGTCCTCTGATAATTATTATGAGTTAGTGGTGTCAGAGCCATTAGACCGAGAGAAGGTCCCAGAGTATGACATCACTTTCACTGTGACAGACAGAGGTTCTCCTCCTTTAtctgacaatgaaacaatgactttAGAGCTGCTGGATGTTAATGACAATGTCCCCCAGTTCCCCCAGTCTTTTTATACCATACGTGTGATGGAGAATAACGCCCCTGGGGCCTTGCTCAGCTCCCTCACTGCCTTTGACCCTGACCTCCATGAGAACCAGTATCTAGTGTATTTCATCCTGGAGAAGGAGATCGCCAACACCTCCATGTCCATGTTGTTCTCCATCAACCCAGAGAACGGGAACCTTTATGCACTGAAGACCTTTGACTATGAGATAGAGAAGGACTTTGTTTTCCACATCGAGGCCAGAGACTCTGGTTCTCCTCCTCTCAGCAGTAACGTGACCGTCCACATCATTATTGTGGACCAGAATGACAACGCTCCATCTATCGTGTCTCCGTGGTGTGAGCGTGGCTCGGTGGTGGAGGAGAAGATCCCCAGATCCACTGACAAAGGCTCTCTGGTTGCCAAGGTGATAGCCTTGGACAAGGACTCTGTGCACAACTCTCGGATCACCTACCAGTTCCTGCAGCTGGCTGACGCCTCCTTGTTCAGTCTGGACCAGTACAACGGAGAGATCCGGACCATGAGGATGTTCAGTTACAAAGACCCGCGCCACCACAGGCTGGTTGTTGTTGCCAAGGACAACGGGGAGCCCGCTCTGTCTGCTACAGTCACCATCAAGCTGCTGACAGTGGAGACTGCTGTGAAGGCCTACTCTGACATGACTGAGATGTCTCTGGAATACGACATCTTCTCAGACATCAACCTGTATTTGGTGATTGGTCTGGGCTCGGTGTCCTTTCTGCTGCTGATCACCATACTGGTGACCATCGTGCTGAAGTGTCAGAAGGTGAAACCCAGCAAATCGGCTCCTCCCAGCAGGAACAGCGTGATCAGTGAGAGGAACTCCACCATCGCAGACTCCACTCTGGTGTCCAACGATGCCTACTGGTACAGTCTGTTTCTAGCAGAGACCAGGAAAGGAAAGCTGGTGGTCAGACAGCCTGTGCCAAAGGGCTCCAGATACATCGTGTCCAGCATCCCCAGAGGGACAGGACTGTCAGAGACCAGCGACTCAGCAGCGTCCACTCTACAGGTATAG
- the LOC107376333 gene encoding protocadherin alpha-C2 isoform X3 — protein sequence MEDFFLRKCWARYVLLFLLSAVTLRSTFAVTHYSLPEELEQGSVVANLASDLGLDVKTLMERKMRLEIIAPRKYLDVNKETGELFIAERIDRESLCSAKTSCFLKLEAIIENPKRIFYIELEILDINDNAPHFRRDVIDLDISEATQAGERFSVSNAVDPDSGSNSVKTYYLSESDFFTIEVQTGRDGSKFADLILKRGLNREQQAVHHLLLTAVDGGSPPRSGTASITVHVLDTNDNAPSFDQESYEVRLMENAPIGSTVIDLNATDLDEGTNSEIMYSYSLYTSEKAQETFNLNPTTGEIAVRGVLNYEDVRIYDMEVIATDKGMSALSGQIKLKIIVEDMNDNHPQLSIKSFQSPVKEDVATDTVIAVVSVSDKDSGDNGLVDLHIPDNMPFKLRESSDNYYELVVSEPLDREKVPEYDITFTVTDRGSPPLSDNETMTLELLDVNDNVPQFPQSFYTIRVMENNAPGALLSSLTAFDPDLHENQYLVYFILEKEIANTSMSMLFSINPENGNLYALKTFDYEIEKDFVFHIEARDSGSPPLSSNVTVHIIIVDQNDNAPSIVSPWCERGSVVEEKIPRSTDKGSLVAKVIALDKDSVHNSRITYQFLQLADASLFSLDQYNGEIRTMRMFSYKDPRHHRLVVVAKDNGEPALSATVTIKLLTVETAVKAYSDMTEMSLEYDIFSDINLYLVIGLGSVSFLLLITILVTIVLKCQKVKPSKSAPPSRNSVISERNSTIADSTLVSNDAYWYSLFLAETRKGKLVVRQPVPKGSRYIVSSIPRGTGLSETSDSAASTLQYPK from the coding sequence ATGGAAGATTTTTTCCTCCGCAAATGCTGGGCAAGGTACGTCTTATTATTCCTTCTCTCCGCTGTTACATTGAGATCCACTTTCGCCGTGACGCATTATTCACTTCCAGAGGAACTCGAACAAGGTTCTGTGGTGGCGAATCTTGCCTCGGATCTGGGGCTAGACGTGAAGACGCTGATGGAGCGGAAAATGCGCTTAGAAATCATCGCCCCGCGGAAATACCTGGATGTGAACAAAGAGACGGGGGAGTTGTTCATTGCTGAGAGAATTGACCGAGAATCTCTCTGCTCTGCAAAGACGTCATGCTTTCTGAAACTGGAGGCCATAATAGAAAACCCCAAACGCATATTTTATATCGAGCTGGAGATTTTGGACATAAACGACAACGCGCCTCATTTCCGGAGAGACGTAATAGATTTAGATATTTCTGAAGCCACGCAGGCTGGTGAGCGGTTTTCTGTGAGCAACGCAGTCGATCCAGATTCTGGATCTAATTCTGTCAAAACGTATTACCTGAGCGAAAGTGATTTTTTTACAATAGAAGTTCAAACGGGGAGAGACGGGTCCAAATTTGCTGATTTAATCCTGAAAAGGGGCTTAAACAGAGAGCAGCAAGCTGTCCATCATTTGTTGCTTACAGCTGTGGATGGAGGCTCACCGCCTCGCTCTGGTACAGCCAGCATCACCGTTCATGTGCTAGATACAAATGACAACGCCCCTTCATTTGACCAAGAGAGCTATGAAGTCAGACTCATGGAAAATGCTCCGATTGGAAGTACAGTTATTGATCTCAATGCTACAGATTTAGACGAAGGCACCAACTCCGAGATAATGTATTCATATAGTTTATATACATCAGAGAAAGCACAGGAGACATTTAATTTGAACCCAACCACTGGTGAAATAGCTGTGCGGGGTGTGTTAAATTATGAGGATGTCCGAATTTATGACATGGAAGTGATAGCAACAGACAAAGGTATGAGTGCATTATCTggtcaaattaaattaaaaattattGTAGAAGACATGAACGATAATCATCCACAATTATCTATTAAATCCTTCCAGAGTCCAGTGAAGGAAGACGTGGCCACAGACACGGTGATAGCTGTAGTTAGTGTGAGTGATAAAGACTCAGGGGACAATGGACTGGTTGATCTTCATATTCCAGACAACATGCCTTTCAAACTGAGGGAGTCCTCTGATAATTATTATGAGTTAGTGGTGTCAGAGCCATTAGACCGAGAGAAGGTCCCAGAGTATGACATCACTTTCACTGTGACAGACAGAGGTTCTCCTCCTTTAtctgacaatgaaacaatgactttAGAGCTGCTGGATGTTAATGACAATGTTCCCCAGTTCCCCCAGTCTTTTTATACCATACGTGTGATGGAGAATAACGCCCCCGGGGCCTTGCTCAGCTCCCTCACTGCCTTTGACCCTGACCTCCATGAGAACCAGTATCTAGTGTATTTCATCCTGGAGAAGGAGATCGCCAACACCTCCATGTCCATGCTGTTCTCCATCAACCCAGAGAACGGGAACCTTTATGCACTGAAGACCTTTGACTATGAGATAGAGAAGGACTTTGTTTTCCACATCGAGGCCAGAGACTCTGGTTCTCCTCCTCTCAGCAGTAACGTGACCGTCCACATCATTATTGTGGACCAGAATGACAACGCTCCATCTATCGTGTCTCCGTGGTGTGAGCGTGGCTCGGTGGTGGAGGAGAAGATCCCCAGATCCACTGACAAAGGCTCTCTGGTTGCCAAGGTGATAGCCTTGGACAAGGACTCTGTGCACAACTCTCGGATCACCTACCAGTTCCTGCAGCTGGCTGACGCCTCCTTGTTCAGTCTGGACCAGTACAACGGAGAGATCCGGACCATGAGGATGTTCAGTTACAAAGACCCGCGCCACCACAGGCTGGTTGTTGTTGCCAAGGACAACGGGGAGCCCGCTCTGTCTGCTACAGTCACCATCAAGCTGCTGACAGTGGAGACTGCTGTGAAGGCCTACTCTGACATGACTGAGATGTCTCTGGAATACGACATCTTCTCAGACATCAACCTGTATTTGGTGATTGGTCTGGGCTCGGTGTCCTTTCTGCTGCTGATCACCATACTGGTGACCATCGTGCTGAAGTGTCAGAAGGTGAAACCCAGCAAATCGGCTCCTCCCAGCAGGAACAGCGTGATCAGCGAGAGGAACTCCACCATCGCAGACTCCACTCTGGTGTCCAACGATGCCTACTGGTACAGTCTGTTTCTAGCAGAGACCAGGAAAGGAAAGCTGGTGGTCAGACAGCCTGTGCCAAAGGGCTCCAGATACATCGTGTCCAGCATCCCCAGAGGGACAGGACTGTCAGAGACCAGCGACTCAGCAGCTTCCACTCTGCAG
- the LOC129162850 gene encoding protocadherin beta-6-like yields the protein MTSVLAKRSDQRYVLLVIFCAFIQNVSASVTHYSIPEEMKEGSVVANLATDLGLDVTTLTKRKLRIDIIANKKYLDVNKETGELFIVEKIDREQICNTKSSVSCYLRLEVALESPLRIFNIEVEILDINDNAPQFRRDAIHLDISEATPKGERFSLSNAVDPDVGLNSVKTYHLSESEYFNIEVQSGREGTKFADLILKKTLDREQQSVQNLILTAVDGGTPARSGTASVIVHVLDTNDNAPAFDNSVYDVKILENSPIGSLVIDLSATDLDEGSNSDVTYSYSLYTSEKTQEMFNLNPTSGEITVKGMLNYEDFRIYDMEVIATDKGATSLSGQCTIKILVEDMNDNHPEISIKSFQSPVSENIKLDTVIAVVSVSDKDSGDNGLVDLHIPDNMPFKLRESSDNYYELVVSEPLDREKVPEYDITFTVTDRGSPPLSDNETMTLELLDVNDNVPQFPQSFYTIRVMENNAPGALLSSLTAFDPDLHENQYLVYFILEKEIANTSMSMLFSINPENGNLYALKTFDYEIEKDFVFHIEARDSGSPPLSSNVTVHIIIVDQNDNAPSIVSPWCERGSVVEEKIPRSTDKGSLVAKVIALDKDSVHNSRITYQFLQLADASLFSLDQYNGEIRTMRMFSYKDPRHHRLVVVAKDNGEPALSATVTIKLLTVETALKAYSDMTEMSLEYDIFSDINLYLVIGLGSVSFLLLITILVTIVLKCQKVKPSKSAPPSRNSVISERNSTIADSTLVSNDAYWYSLFLAETRKGKLVVRQPVPKGSRYIVSSIPRGTGLSETSDSAASTLQVGLWSNTFNHFLCNFKPISFNVYIFTSCAIKLFMGLSSDN from the coding sequence ATGACTTCCGTTTTAGCAAAGCGGTCTGATCAAAGGTACGTGCTGCTCGTTATTTTTTGTGCTTTCATTCAAAACGTATCAGCTTCAGTGACACATTACTCCATACCAGAGGAGATGAAAGAAGGATCGGTCGTGGCTAACCTCGCTACTGACCTCGGTCTGGACGTCACAACACTGACAAAGAGAAAACTGCGCATTGATATCATCGCTAACAAGAAATATCTGGATGTGAACAAAGAGACTGGTGAGCTGTTTATTGTTGAGAAGATCGACAGAGAACAGATTTGCAACACAAAATCATCAGTCTCGTGCTATCTCAGGCTTGAGGTCGCACTGGAAAGTCCTCTGAGAATTTTTAATATTGAAGTAGAGATTCTAGACATAAATGACAACGCCCCGCAATTTAGGCGAGACGCCATCCATTTAGACATCTCTGAGGCAACCCCAAAAGGAGAGAGGTTTTCTCTCAGTAATGCTGTTGATCCTGATGTCGGATTGAATTCAGTTAAAACGTATCACCTCAGTGAAAGTGAATATTTTAATATTGAAGTTCAGTCTGGCAGAGAAGGCACGAAATTTGCAGATTTGATCCTAAAAAAGACGCTAGACCGGGAACAGCAGTCCGTTCAAAATTTAATTCTAACAGCGGTAGATGGGGGAACACCTGCTCGTTCTGGCACAGCCAGTGTTATTGTTCACGTGCTTGATACTAATGATAATGCTCCTGCATTTGATAATTCTGTTTATGACGTTAAAATCTTGGAGAATTCACCAATAGGAAGTCTTGTTATTGATCTGAGTGCCACAGATTTAGATGAAGGATCCAACTCTGACGTCACATATTCATATAGTTTATATACATCAGAGAAAACACAGGAGATGTTTAATCTGAATCCAACCTCAGGAGAAATTACTGTTAAAGGAATGTTGAACTATGAGGATTTCAGGATTTATGACATGGAGGTGATAGCAACAGATAAAGGAGCCACCAGCTTATCAGGACAATGTACCATCaagattctagtagaagacatgaATGACAACCACCCGGAGATTTCTATTAAATCCTTCCAGAGTCCAGTGAGTGAAAACATCAAGTTAGACACGGTGATAGCTGTAGTTAGTGTGAGTGATAAAGACTCAGGGGACAATGGACTGGTTGATCTTCATATTCCAGACAACATGCCCTTCAAACTGAGGGAGTCCTCTGATAATTATTATGAGTTAGTGGTGTCAGAGCCATTAGACCGAGAGAAGGTCCCAGAGTATGACATCACTTTCACTGTGACAGACAGAGGTTCTCCTCCTTTAtctgacaatgaaacaatgactttAGAGCTGCTGGATGTTAATGACAATGTCCCCCAGTTCCCCCAGTCTTTTTATACCATACGTGTGATGGAGAATAACGCCCCCGGGGCCTTGCTCAGCTCCCTCACTGCCTTTGACCCTGACCTCCATGAGAACCAGTATCTAGTGTATTTCATCCTGGAGAAGGAGATCGCCAACACCTCCATGTCCATGTTGTTCTCCATCAACCCAGAGAACGGGAACCTTTATGCACTGAAGACCTTTGACTATGAGATAGAGAAGGACTTTGTTTTCCACATCGAGGCCAGAGACTCTGGTTCTCCTCCTCTCAGCAGTAACGTGACCGTCCACATCATCATTGTGGACCAGAATGACAACGCTCCATCTATCGTGTCTCCGTGGTGTGAGCGTGGCTCGGTGGTGGAGGAGAAGATCCCCAGATCCACTGACAAAGGCTCTCTGGTTGCCAAGGTGATAGCCTTGGACAAGGACTCTGTGCACAACTCTCGGATCACCTACCAGTTCCTGCAGCTGGCTGACGCCTCCTTGTTCAGTCTGGACCAGTACAACGGAGAGATCCGGACCATGAGGATGTTCAGTTACAAAGACCCGCGCCACCACAGGCTGGTTGTTGTTGCCAAGGACAACGGGGAGCCCGCTCTGTCTGCTACAGTCACCATCAAGCTGCTGACAGTGGAGACTGCTTTGAAGGCCTACTCTGACATGACTGAGATGTCTCTGGAATACGACATCTTCTCAGACATCAACCTGTATTTGGTGATCGGTCTGGGCTCGGTGTCCTTTCTGCTGCTGATCACCATACTGGTGACCATCGTGCTGAAGTGTCAGAAGGTGAAACCCAGCAAATCGGCTCCTCCCAGCAGGAACAGCGTGATCAGTGAGAGGAACTCCACCATCGCAGACTCCACTCTGGTGTCCAACGATGCCTACTGGTACAGTCTGTTTCTAGCAGAGACCAGGAAAGGAAAGCTGGTGGTCAGACAGCCTGTGCCAAAGGGCTCCAGATACATCGTGTCCAGCATCCCCAGAGGGACAGGACTGTCAGAGACCAGCGACTCAGCAGCTTCCACTCTGCAGGTAGGACTTTGGTCAAACACCTTTAACCATTTCCTTTGCAATTTCAAACCCATTTCATTTAACGTTTACATTTTTACCAGTTGTGCGATAAAATTGTTTATGGGGTTATCTTCAGATAACTAG